Proteins encoded in a region of the Poecilia reticulata strain Guanapo linkage group LG14, Guppy_female_1.0+MT, whole genome shotgun sequence genome:
- the thoc2 gene encoding THO complex subunit 2 isoform X2, with the protein MATLILPGEWIKNWEKSGKHEFVQLCKELTEKTDHGNETKDIQAALYEVCSQVVQGNLKIDLVSAVLGEMMELRDDLPSILADVFCILDLETGALEEKNKRDHYTHLVGACLSFVPEAILKERLDPETLESLGLIKQAHQFNQKIVKIKTKLFYKQQKFNLLREENEGYAKLITELGQDLSGNITSNLVLESIKSLIGCFNLDPNRVLDIILEVYESRSEQDEFFLSLIKSYMCEPITLCHILGFKFKFYQEPNEETPKSLYHIAAALLNHKLIELEDLYVHLMPVDATIVEEHKREISEAKQIARKLVTVVLPSEKSEDKEKEKEKEEEKNEKPPDNQKLGLLEALLRIGDWHHAQSIMDQMPSFYATSHKAIALALCQLVHLTVEPLYRRAGVPKGAKGCALQPLQNKRAPQPTESFEDLRKDTFSMLCYLGPHLSHDPILFAKIVRLGKSFMKEYQSDGRPEVKDKMEILLSCFLSIADQVLLPSLSLMECNACMSEELWGLFKLFPYQHRYRLYGQWKNETYSGHPLLVKVKAQTVERARYIMKRLTKENVKQSGRQIGKLSHSNPTILFDYMLSQIQWYDNLIVPVVDSLKYLTSLNYDVLAYCIIEALANPEKEKMKHDDTTLSLWLQSLASLCGAVFRKYPIELAGLLQYVANQLKAGKSFDLLILKEVVQKMAGIEITDEMTSEQLEAMTGGEQLKAEGGYFGQIRNTKKSSQRLKDALLDHELALPLCLLMAQQRNGVVFLEGGEKHLKLVGHLYDQCHDTLVQFGGFLASNLSTEDYIKRVPSIDILCNQFHTPHDAAFFLSRPMYAHQILSKYEELKKAEKGNRQQQKVTKYVAACEQVMTPVHEAVMSLHPARVWDDLRPQFYATFWSLTMYDLAVPHAAYEREVNKLKVQIKAIEENSEIPLNKKKKEKERCTALQEKLQEEEKKQMEHVQRVLHRLKLEKDSWLLTKSTKNETITKFLQLCLFPRCIFSSIDAVYCARFVELVHQQKTPNFCTLLCYDRVFSAIIYTVASCTENESHRYGRFLCCMLETVTRWHSNRAVYEKECVNYPGFLTIFRAAGFDGGNKADQLDYENFRHVVHKWHYMLTKASVHCLETGDYTHIRNILIVLTKILPCYPKVLNLGQALEARVHKICLEEKDKRPDLYALAMGYSGRLKSQKVHMVPENEFHHKDQPARSATPASQQNGPGSAGKPAANTSKTEEGGFEDGDRIKDKSQGTTKPVNKANSTAAKVTTSNGNGALNSTKAVKDDKEKSGKEKKEKKEKTPGSTPETKAENRREKQRDERAGKEERLLREGKEKTPKADREKVKLDEKSGKDDKAKAGNGEPVEPARDAVKESKNKEKGDRNAAIATLKSPNPRSDSAESERDHKRRKLDSHSSPSHSSSVKDSSNELKDPATKHINFNSVARSKSREREVEKKDTESVQGRSKEKKEEKERKERKRDHAVNDREASQESKRRKDENGTNSSKNSQSTSPSCDSPLTPEKEKTKRSKSSSKEKAESVKAERTSSGGKKESRHEKSEKKEKRDSAGGKEEKKHHKSSDKHR; encoded by the exons ATGGCGACACTTATCCTCCCCGGTGAATGGATCAAAAACTGGGAAAAATCAGGAAAACACGAATT TGTGCAACTCTGCAAAGAGCTAACAGAGAAAACTGATCATGGGAATGAAACTAAAG ACATACAGGCCGCTCTTTATGAGGTCTGCTCGCAGGTTGTCCAGGGTAACCTGAAAATTGATCTCGTTTCCGCTGTCCTCGGGGAAATGATG gaactCAGAGATGATTTGCCATCGATTTTAGCAGATGTGTTCTGTATATTAG ATTTAGAAACTGGTGCACTAGAAGAAAAGAACAAGCGGGACCATTACACTCATTTAGTGGGAGCCTGTTTG TCTTTTGTACCGGAGGCCATCCTGAAAGAACGACTCGACCCGGAGACCTTGGAATCTCTCGGATTGATAAAACAAGCTCATCAGTTTAATCAAAAGATTGTAAAAATCAAGACTAAGCTATT tTACAAACAGCAGAAGTTTAACTTGCTAAGAGAGGAGAACGAGGGCTACGCCAAACTGATCACAGAGCTCGGCCAAGACTTATCCGGCAACATCACCAGCAACCTCGTCCTGGAGAGCATCAAGTCCCTCATAG GCTGCTTCAATTTGGACCCTAACCGGGTTTTGGACATCATCTTGGAGGTGTATGAGAGCCGGTCTGAACAAGATGAGTTCTTTCTGTCCCTCATCAAGTCCTACATGTGTGAGCCAATCACCCTCTGCCATATTCTGGGCTTTAAGTTCAAGTTCTACCAG GAACCTAATGAGGAAACTCCAAAGTCACTTTACCACATTGCTGCTGCTCTCCTGAACCACAAGCTGATAGAGCTGGAGGATCTCTATGTTCAT CTTATGCCAGTAGATGCCACCATCGTAGAAGAACACAAACGGGAGATTTCAGAGGCCAAGCAGATTGCTCGCAAGCTGGTGACAGTCGTGCTTCCCTCGGAGAAAAGCGAAGacaaggagaaggagaaggaaaaggaagaagaaaagaacgAGAAG CCACCTGACAACCAGAAGCTCGGTCTTCTGGAGGCTCTGCTCAGGATCGGAGACTGGCACCACGCCCAGAGCATCATGGACCAGATGCCGTCTTTTTACGCTACTTCTCACAAGGCCATTGCGCTGGCGCTTTGCCAACTTGTACACCTGACCGTGGAGCCTCTTTACAGAAG AGCCGGCGTTCCGAAGGGAGCGAAGGGCTGYGCGCTGCAGCCGCTGCAGAACAAGCGGGCTCCTCAGCCCACCGAGAGCTTCGAGGACCTACGGAAAGATACGTTCAGCATGCTCTGCTACCTGGGCCCTCACCTCTCCCACGACCCCATCCTCTTTGCCAAGATAGTCCGACTGGGCAAGTCCTTCATGAAAGAG taTCAATCCGACGGTAGACCTGAAGTGAAAGATAAGATG gAGATTTTGCTGAGCTGCTTCCTGAGCATCGCAGACCAGGTGCTGCTGCCCTCTCTCTCCCTAATGGAGTGCAACGCCTGCATGTCTGAGGAACTGTGGGGCCTCTTTAAGCTCTTTCCCTACCAGCACAG GTACCGGCTTTATGGGCAGTGGAAGAACGAGACCTACTCCGGCCATCCACTGCTGGTCAAAGTAAAAGCCCAGACTGTGGAAAGGGCCAGATACATTATGAA GCGCTTGACCAAAGAGAACGTAAAACAGTCTGGACGGCAGATCGGCAAACTGAGCCATAGCAACCCCACCATCCTCTTCGATTAC ATGTTGTCTCAGATCCAGTGGTACGACAACCTCATTGTTCCGGTGGTGGACTCATTGAAATACCTCACATCTCTCAACTACGACGTCCTGGCCT ATTGCATCATCGAAGCTCTGGCCAATCCCGAGAAGGAGAAGATGAAACATGACGACACTACCCTCTCCTTGTGGCTTCAGA GTTTGGCGAGTCTGTGTGGAGCTGTGTTCAGAAAATACCCGATTGAATTGGCCGGCCTGCTGCAGTACGTTGCCAACCAGCTGAAGGCGGGAAAAAG TTTTGACTTGCTGATTCTGAAGGAGGTGGTGCAGAAAATGGCTGGCATTGAGATCACAGACGAAATGACTTCAGAACAGTTGGAGGCCATGACGGGAGGAGAGCAGCTGAAAGCCGAG GGCGGCTACTTCGGCCAGATCAGGAACACAAAGAAATCTTCCCAGCGCCTGAAGGACGCTCTGCTCGACCACGAGCTGGCGCTGCCGCTGTGTTTGCTCATGGCCCAACAACGAAATGGAGTCGTTTTCctggagggaggagagaagcATCTGAAACTCGTGGGGCACCTTTACGACCAG tgtcacGACACACTGGTGCAGTTTGGTGGCTTTTTAGCCTCCAACCTCAGCACAGAGGATTATATAAAGCGAGTTCCCTCCATCGACATCCTCTGCAACCAGTTTCACACCCCGCATGACGCCGCTTTCTTCTTGTCGCGCCCCATGTACGCACATCAGATCTTG TCAAAATACGAGGAGCTAAAGAAGGCCGAAAAAGGCAACCGGCAGCAGCAGAAGGTCACCAAGTACGTGGCGGCGTGCGAACAGGTGATGACGCCGGTGCACGAGGCCGTGATGTCGCTCCACCCGGCCAGAGTCTGGGACGATCTGCGGCCTCAGTTCTACGCCACCTTCTGGTCGCTCACCATGTACGACTTGGCCGTGCCGCACGCTGCGTATGAGCGGGAGGTAAACAAGCTGAAGGTCCAGATCAAGGCCATCGAGGAGAACTCTGAGATA cctttaaataagaagaagaaggagaaggagcgTTGCACAGCCCTGCAGGAAAAGCtacaggaggaagaaaagaaacaaatggaGCACGTCCAAAGAGTTCTGCACCGTCTCAAGCTGGAAAAAGACAGCTGGTTGTTAACCA AATCCACAAAGAACGAGACCATAACGAAGTTCCTGCAGCTGTGTCTGTTCCCTCGCTGCATCTTCTCCTCCATCGACGCCGTGTACTGCGCCCGCTTCGTCGAGCTCGTCCACCAGCAGAAAACCCCCAACTTCTGCACGCTCCTCTGCTATGACAGG GTCTTCTCTGCCATCATTTACACGGTGGCCAGCTGCACAGAGAACGAGTCCCACCGCTACGGCCGCTTCCTCTGCTGCATGTTGGAAACGGTGACCCGGTGGCATAGCAACCGCGCCGTCTACGAGAAG GAGTGCGTGAATTACCCAGGCTTCCTGACAATCTTCCGAGCCGCAGGGTTTGATGGAGGAAACAAAGCGGATCAGCTGGATTATGAGAACTTTCGGCATGTGGTCCACAAATGGCACTATATGCTGACTAAA GCTTCAGTCCACTGCCTGGAAACGGGAGATTACACCCACATCCGGAACATTCTGATCGTGCTTACCAAGATCCTACCCTGCTACCCAAAGGTCCTGAACCTGGGCCAAGCGCTGGAGGCCCGGGTCCACAAGATCTGCCTTGAAGAGAAGGATAAGAGGCCAGACCTCTATGCCTTAGCAATGGG TTATTCAGGTCGGTTGAAAAGCCAGAAGGTGCACATGGTCCCTGAGAACGAGTTCCACCACAAGGACCAGCCAGCTCGCAGCGCCACGCCAGCGAGTCAGCAGAACGGCCCTGGGAGCGCCGGCAAGCCCGCCGCCAACACCAGCAAGACCGAGGAGGGGGGGTTCGAAGACGGGG ACCGGATCAAGGATAAATCTCAGGGGACCACAAAGCCAGTCAACAAAGCCAACAGCACAGCAGCCAAAGTGACCACCAGCAATGGGAACGGGGCCCTCAACAG CACCAAAGCTGTGAAAGACGACAAAGAGAAGAgcgggaaagaaaaaaaagaaaagaaggaaaagacgCCAGGTAGCACTCCAGAGACAAAGGCGGAGAACCGCAGGGAGAAGCAGAGAGACGAAAGAGCGGGAAAGGAGGAGCGGTTGCTGCGCGAGGGTAAGGAGAAGACCCCGAAAGCAGACCGGGAGAAAGTCAAGCTGGACGAAAAGAGCGGCAAAGACGACAAGGCCAAAGCCGGAAACGGGGAGCCAGTGGAACCAGCCAGAGACGCCGTCAAGGAATCCAAGAACAAGGAGAAAGGAGACAGAAATGCTGCGATCGCAACCCTCAAGTCACCAAATCCGAGATCCGATTCGGCCGAATCTGAGAGGG ATCACAAAAGACGAAAGCTCGACAGTCACTCGTCCCCATCCCACTCCTCATCTGTTAAG GACAGTAGCAACGAACTCAAGGATCCTGCAACCAAG CACATCAACTTTAATTCAGTTGCCCGGTCcaagagcagagagagggaaGTGGAGAAGAAAGACACAGAGAGCGTACAAGGCCGATCCaaagagaagaaggaggaaaaggaacggaaagagagaaaacga GATCACGCCGTCAACGACCGCGAGGCCAGCCAAGAGTCCAAGCGGAGGAAGGACGAGAACGGCACCA ATTCCTCCAAAAACAGCCAGAGCACGAGTCCTTCCTGCGACTCTCCTCTGACGCCGGAGAAGGAGAAGACCAAGAGATCCAAATCCTCGAGCAAGGAGAAGGCCGAGTCCGTGAAAGCCGAACGAACGTCTTCCGGAGGCAAGAAG GAGTCCAGACATGAAAAGTctgagaagaaggagaagagggACAGCGCTGGagggaaggaggagaaaaagca TCATAAGTCGTCTGACAAGCACAGATAA